From the Apus apus isolate bApuApu2 chromosome 4, bApuApu2.pri.cur, whole genome shotgun sequence genome, one window contains:
- the BOD1L1 gene encoding biorientation of chromosomes in cell division protein 1-like 1 isoform X3, with protein MASNPQPQPPPPPPPPPPPQQPPPPPGAGAAVGGGAAEPELVSMIVNHLKSQGLFDQFRRDCLADVDTKPAYQNLRQRVDNFVSNHLATHTWSPHLNKNQLRNNIRQQVLKSGMLESGIDRIISQVVDPKINHTFRPQVEKAVHEFLATLNHKEEGGPSTASSEEKTDASVAVQGVSTTASSGNVASDAMSILETITSLNQEASAARASTENSNHKNNEKVTKRLSSQQSVDGSTDRERNSEDLAEREKAICDPSGEGAETFAKCEDVNELPCQSEEIKNSAKDTNNLTFTSKEMQQDGEDQKNKLFDKCDKKPDSSEKGERRKEKKEKLDKKSDHSKKSDDTTKSKEEKQARDSEPVKQLVPEKNSNKHKTTESTKETKEDMSLDSDMDVLSDITVSSVHTSDLSSFEEESEEEAVISDSTEEGEITSDEEEKTSQSKTKSHANELSDGKSKPVRHAYVRKPFLYSKYFSDSDDERTVEQRRQSIAKEKEERLLRRQINRERLEEKRKQKAAEKTKSLKTGNQNAKGKSVLNLEEPSSRSLESKATGTSIKDVLKEQKFLEKKVALSRKRKRDSRQAEDGCKKKYEPSEENSKEMQKTNEICEKISSKDLKHNHGKSETSKQLRRLSEPMHSTEESKSDSKAEKEHKRKTSTSLQPEGAQQDSETKDPKRQLDRAEVNTEEPQKQKSIFKNEKHPKKDIDTEIQHMRNAARKEAKAYRDKSEKERTALEEKLSLKHKYKGDSIHKSIEDVELHSSERSLKGEDGGQKHNQQIKASSDEKSERKSKHRSERKISVTGKDGRSISESTVKAEELLRKENKKDRHLSTEKSRAEYKSKRSLSDSRPQKDSLSASKQLASASYRRSESYSEDKHEIESTNSDGNLKQEDGVHKDRRRSKSLLEDKILFKSKSKSHSKQSKASETELQGNLTKQETGQKLDKDKSTEENDSDKQHKSRNEERVFEESGAGFELLTGTQSTQGSQKDCSHKVKLHSGERGFVKEKYRSDKDLCNSKLERRLSAEGHKSRNLKHSNKEIKKKEENNKLEDKDIKEVDSGHEKILNVTLAMDKKQSKKIPCENRKGSTSNQDLLGEEKQSASTTESSHAPAPQKLCMSNDDLRSGHEEELIELDLKQTKVQEASNIEGKNIEISLRATNAKHAAKEKIPISKKESKRSLADPEACDSQFLSAAAKTVKQEDNPNTQVGALDTLSKQASVDQGPNKQGANKMSVVCETSSRILLNVPSKDQASEDSRRPKNLKTVINSNSDDVPLAIHSSREDAADAKSMDMDISDFTDSLHSVSKECNNSDETSLFEDTFILKNGAAQLVYMEKQDSAVLSSIMKDDGHNTTMRNSREKDNEVPWPDEQVMEGNTAGLPSRKDYDEAAKLESTQGREWKIEEENLVPDITEDCRGATAEELLLKIKERECLNADASTKGESTMMDTVEKNEMHDVDDMIQSSSVLVSERVPEEVVKGSVIVSGQKWNSVIGMEDKNESSAVGTSIGSGKLNLLYNSLQTTTTTVIGTSTEKILESTAMATSTGEGRAEGASHSEKDSDATTTCSEEDSSVTLICTSIEADEGFTTGIWVKSSEGSNFSTAADIGECTVAAAEEGGGNVVTEGLAESESFLTSTEGEGNGDCTMVDAEESGKDSVNASGVEIEDSVNSAGMEEKDDAVTSAGSEEKRKTSTCLNRGKFESSVSCLGEVESDGAVTSAGTETGEGSTSGDSSGKFRDSVIAGQVKEHEGTVTCTGAEERAHNFIICSVSGTDAQGESTVSGACIAVVTNNGAAAGTSGDKSEDTLNGESAVTSTGITPEDDTEISVVCTGLEDSSEGFAVSLEAEKCESLMDSTRAKEEASVTTVSIGLCDDEGFVTSTGSKEEDEEGEDIVTSTGRGNEENEHASTCTGMESENTLICIAAEEDESSIICIVAEQMEAESGVAGTNTNKLAVDSVTSAEKGANCDTNCKNAKGIVESSVTSASVADEGALAAQTGRHEGTLIPLGAEECEGPMTSAMAVQDKSQSGTEDEHENAMASFDNRELDASISSAVPIEDNNSLMPAEREEKVKGDIISTSTVEESDAPLHSAVDAEEALLACPRANESGENSVMLIDSEDTEVPMPSTATEFKECVHAFNSKQEKDECTMISTSIVEEFEAPMSSAAIEHDGQLPSVQTEEINENNLVSIDTEMYEVPMPSESSAGGDDDDESHPTASSKEEKDECAMISTSVVEEQVILMSGEVTEEAIQHVSDTESKNETVMIATSTAECFEGPVSSVAMQDENKLTASETEGRYEAAMITTSMAEECEIVLISAAPQAESQLVVAEDEDTVISPNASEECKIVETTATVDEQFGLAAFNADAKGKGSMIFVGECGTPVLRVATNNEDQHTTASLGDKEEGAVITLSTMEECDSLFTFTVIEESQFAAESTEVKDKSEEMFNTDNQIECILSNTSPEKSNNSLLVISRENETNESGVRGESAASQTTAESEITATDENSVNLMNVDEALCVEISTQTAESPSPSSEASEEIEQAEDILHDDVTSELSCVISEAAEESGSLRNINYTFNSLLESDFSEIRTPLPRTQALSLDSANEVTVNTKHGEATIEGELGEKSDFPVLHVEELYSSDDKRDLVKIDDVGIKVTFQKSNTTFNSGNNAYLPKLAEELEFETNLRTEEPGSSRSEEGNVGLHNQESQKDLLQRNFAAGEEAFHVENLDTESSEEHRSGGVQYKSSGAKDKEKCNQLVAQDVRKDDEQSQCSKTKPGNIEEVISDDAAEVSREIDVMHTPPKSAMEEKDEFAIEQEMSEKEKHGLESNENSPEENQPVIVKRKRGRPRKYPLEAVQPGGGESKADMSTGNLQFPIFASRGKTPQTGTDISNKTETTHEDETEKAEMIVRKRGRKPRRSVAQSEEAGLLENYSTCIKFYMDRNTGAREKTSEINIF; from the exons atGGCCAGCAACCCCcagccgcagcccccgccgccgccgcccccgccgccgccccctcagcagccgccgccgccgccgggggcCGGAGCGGCCGTGGGGGGCGGCGCGGCCGAGCCCGAGCTGGTCTCCATGATCGTCAACCACCTCAAGAGCCAAGGACTCTTCGACCAGTTCCGCCGCGACTGCCTGGCCGACGTGGACACCAAG CCTGCCTACCAGAACTTGAGACAGCGCGTTGACAACTTTGTTTCCAATCATTTGGCAACTCATACCTGGAGTCCTCATCTCAACAAGAACCAGCTGAGAAATAACATTAGGCAGCAGGTTCTCAA GTCTGGAATGTTGGAATCTGGAATTGACAGAATTATTTCTCAGGTTGTGGACCCAAAGATCAACCACACATTCAGACCTCAGGTGGAAAAAGCTGTCCATGAATTTTTAGCAACATTGAATCACAAAGAGGAGGGAggccccagcacagcttcaaGTGAGGAGAAAACAGATGCTTCTGTTGCAGTACAAG GTGTCTCTACTACAGCTTCCAGTGGCAACGTAGCTAGTGATGCAATGTCCATTTTGGAAACAATAACTTCTCTTAACCAAGAAGCAAGTGCTGCCAGGGCTTCAACAGAGAACTCAAATCACAAGAACAATGAAAAAGTTACAAAAAGACTCTCATCTCAGCAGAGTGTGGATGGTAGCACTGATAGAGAGAGAAACTCAGAGGACTtggcagaaagagagaaagcaatttGTGATCCTTCTGGAGAAGGGGCTGAAACATTTGCAAAGTGTGAAGATGTAAATGAGCTTCCCTGTcaaagtgaagaaataaaaaattcagcaaaggATACTAACAATTTGACTTTTACAAGTAAAGAAATGCAACAGGATGGTGAAGAtcaaaagaacaaattatttgaTAAATGCGACAAGAAACCAGACAGCAGCGAAAaaggtgaaagaagaaaagaaaagaaggaaaaacttgaCAAGAAGTCTGACCATTCAAAGAAAAGTGATGATACTACaaaatcaaaagaagaaaagcaagcaagagaTTCAGAACCAGTGAAACAGTtagttccagaaaaaaatagcaataagCATAAAACAACTGAAAGCACTAAAGAAACTAAAGAAG atATGTCATTAGATTCAGATATGGATGTACTCAGTGACATCACTGTCAGCTCTGTCCATACCAGTGACCTTTCTTCCTTTGAAGAGGAGAGTGAAGAGGAGGCTGTAATTTCTGACAGTACTGAAGAAGGGGAGATCACATCAG atgaagaGGAGAAAACCAGCCAAAGTAAGACAAAGTCTCATGCTAATGAGCTGAGTGATGGAAAGTCCAAGCCTGTTCGTCACGCTTACGTTCGCAAGCCTTTCCTGTACTCCAAGTACTTCAGTGATTCTGATGATGAACGAACTGTAGAACAACGCCGTCAGTCCATT gccaaagaaaaagaagagagactcCTAAGAAGACAAATTAACAGAGAGAGACTTGAAGAAAAACGTAAACAGAAGGCTGCAGAGAAGACTAAGTCCCTAAAAACTGGAAATCAAAATGCTAAAG gaaaaagtgTCTTGAACTTAGAAGAACCTTCATCAAGAAGCCTTGAGTCAAAAGCTACTGGTACCAGCATTAAGGATGTgcttaaagaacagaaatttttagaaaaaaaagtagccttgagcagaaaaagaaaaagagattcaAG GCAAGCTGAAGATGGGTGCAAAAAGAAATATGAGCCTTCTGAAGAAAATtctaaagaaatgcaaaagacaAATGAG ATTTgtgaaaaaatttcttccaaagACTTGAAGCATAATCATGGGAAAAGTGAAACCTCTAAACAGCTTAGGAGACTATCAGAACCGATGCATTcaactgaagaaagcaaaagtgattctaaggcagaaaaagaacacaaaagaaaaacctccaCCTCTCTTCAGCCTGAAGGAGCCCAGCAGGACAGCGAAACAAAGGATCCAAAAAGACAACTGGACAGAGCAGAAGTCAATACTGAGGaaccacagaagcagaaatccatatttaaaaatgaaaaacaccccaaaaaagaTATTGACACTGAAATTCAACATATGAGAAATGCTGCCAGAAAAGAAGCCAAGGCTTACAGAGacaaaagtgaaaaggaaagaactgCTTTAGAAGAGAAACTGTCTTTAAAGCACAAATACAAAGGAGACAGTATTCACAAATCAATTGAAGATGTTGAACTCCATTCATCTGAGAGAAGTTTGAAAGGAGAGGATGGTGGCCAGAAGCATAATCAACAAATAAAGGCTTCCTCGGATgagaaatctgaaagaaaaagtaaacacCGAAGTGAACGGAAAATATCTGTAACAGGAAAAGATGGAAGAAGCATTTCTGAGTCAACTGTAAAAGCTGAAGAATTGCTGcgaaaggaaaataaaaaagacagacaTCTCTCGACAGAAAAATCAAGAGCAGAATACAAGTCCAAAAGGTCCCTGAGTGATTCTAGGCCACAAAAAGATTCCTTAAGTGCCTCAAAGCAACTTGCTTCTGCATCATACAGAAGAAGCGAAAGCTACTCAGAAGATAAACATGAAATAGAATCAACTAACTCTGATGGTAACTTGAAACAAGAAGATGGTGTTCATAAAGACAGGCGAAGGTCTAAGAGCCTTCTGGAGGACAAGATTTTGTTCAAGTCTAAGTCAAAGAGTCATAGTAAACAATCCAAAGCATCTGAAACAGAATTACAGGGTAATTTAACAAAACAGGAGACTGGTCAGAAACTAGACAAAGATAAGAGCACAGAAGAGAATGATTCAGATAAGCAACACAAATCCAGGAATGAAGAGAGAGTTTTtgaggagagtggtgctgggtTTGAGCTTCTAACTGGCACGCAATCAACTCAGGGATCACAAAAAGACTGTAGTCACAAAGTTAAATTACATTCTGGAGAAAGAGGatttgtgaaagagaaatatagAAGTGATAAAGATTTATGCAATTCTAAACTAGAGAGAAGGCTCTCTGCTGAAGGtcacaaaagcagaaacttAAAGCATAGcaacaaggaaataaagaagaaggaagaaaataacaaattggaagataaagatattaaagaagTGGATAGTGGGcatgaaaaaatactgaatgtcACACTAGCAATggataaaaaacaaagtaagaaGATAccctgtgaaaacagaaaaggcagtACATCAAACCAAGATTTACTTGGAGAGGAAAAGCAATCAGCTAGCACAACTGAAAGCAgccatgctccagcccctcagaaGTTATGTATGAGTAATGATGACTTGCGTTCTGGTCATGAGGAAGAGCTGATAGAACTtgatttgaaacaaacaaaagtacaAGAAGCATCTAacattgaaggaaaaaacattgaaatatCACTCCGAGCCACAAATGCCAAGcatgcagcaaaagaaaaaatacctatTTCCAAGAAGGAATCAAAACGCAGCCTGGCAGATCCTGAAGCTTGTGACTCGCAAtttctgtctgcagctgcaAAAACTGTTAAACAGGAAGATAACCCTAATACACAAGTTGGTGCCTTAGACACTTTGTCCAAACAAGCTTCTGTGGATCAAGGACCCAATAAGCAAGGGGCTAATAAAATGAGCGTTGTGTGTGAAACAAGCAGTAGAATCTTACTGAATGTTCCAAGTAAGGATCAAGCTTCAGAAGATAGCAGAAGACCAAAGAATTTAAAAACTGTGATAAATTCTAATTCAGATGATGTTCCTTTAGCAATTCATTCTTCCAGAGAAGATGCTGCTGATGCCAAGTCCATGGATATGGATATCTCTGATTTTACAGACTCTTTGCATAGTGTGTCAAAAGAATGTAATAATTCAGATGAGACTTCTTTATTTGAAGATACTTTCATTTTGAAGAATGGTGCAGCACAGCTTGTATACATGGAAAAACAAGATAGTGCAGTCCTGAGTTCTATCATGAAGGATGATGGTCACAACACCACTATGAGAAACAGTAGAGAAAAAGATAATGAGGTGCCTTGGCCTGATGAACAGGTGATGGAAGGCAATACAGCTGGGTTACCTAGTCGAAAAGATTATGATGAAGCAGCAAAGTTAGAAAGCACTCAGGGAAGGGAATGgaaaatagaagaggaaaatttGGTGCCTGACATAACTGAAGACTGTAGAGGTGCAACAGCAGAAGAACTTCTCCTCAAAATAAAAGAACGGGAGTGCTTGAATGCAGATGCTTCCACCAAGGGAGAAAGCACAATGATGGATACTGTGGAAAAGAACGAGATGCATGATGTTGATGATATGATACAGTCTTCCTCTGTGTTAGTGTCTGAAAGAGTTCCTGAGGAAGTAGTCAAAGGCTCTGTTATAGTCAGTGGGCAAAAATGGAATAGCGTGATTGGCAtggaagataaaaatgaaagcagtgcTGTAGGTACCAGTATAGGAAGTGGTAAACTTAATTTGTTGTACAACAGCCTGCAAACAACTACGACCACTGTGATAGGAACTAGCACAGAAAAGATCCTTGAGAGCACTGCAATGGCAACTAGtacaggagagggaagagctgagggTGCATCACATTCTGAAAAGGACAGTGATGCTACAACCACTTGCTCAGAAGAAGATAGCTCGGTGACTCTGATCTGCACAAGCATAGAAGCTGATGAAGGTTTCACAACAGGTATATGGGTAAAAAGTAGTGAGGGCAGCaatttcagcacagcagcagataTTGGCGAGTGTACtgttgcagcagctgaagaaggTGGTGGCAATGTTGTCACTGAAGGATTAGCAGAAAGTGAAAGCTTCCTGACAAGtacagaaggagaaggaaatggtGACTGTACTATGGTTGATGCAGAAGAAAGCGGTAAGGATTCAGTCAATGCAAGTGGAGTAGAAATTGAAGACAGTGTGAATAGTGCTGGGATGGAGGAAAAAGATGATGCTGTGACTAGTGCAGGCTCTGAAGAAAAGCGAAAAACCTCAACTTGTTTAAATAGAGGCAAATTTGAAAGTTCTGTATCCTGCTTAGGTGAAGTGGAGAGCGATGGTGCTGTAACTAGTGCAGGGACAGAAACAGGTGAAGGGTCAACAAGTGGTGACAGTTCAGGCAAATTTAGGGACAGTGTGATAGCTGGCCAAGTCAAAGAACACGAAGGTACTGTGACTTGCACAGGTGCAGAAGAAAGAGCTCATAACTTCATTATCTGCTCAGTGAGTGGTACAGATGCCCAAGGAGAAAGCACTGTGAGTGGTGCCTGTATTGCAGTGGTCACAAACaatggtgctgcagctggaactAGTGGTGACAAATCTGAGGATACTCTAAATGGTGAAAGTGCAGTGACCAGCACAGGCATAACTCCAGAAGATGATACTGAAATTTCAGTAGTCTGCACAGGGCTAGAAGACAGCAGTGAGGGCTTTGCAGTTAGtttagaagctgaaaaatgtgaaagtcTAATGGACAGTACCAGGGCAAAAGAAGAAGCTAGTGTCACTACGGTCAGTATAGGTCTGTGTGATGATGAAGGTTTTGTGACTAGTACAGGCTCAAAAGAAGAGGATGAAGAAGGTGAGGACATTGTGACCAGCACAGgaagaggaaatgaagaaaatgaacatgCCTCTACTTGTACAGGAATGGAAAGTGAAAACACACTGATTTGTATAGCTGCAGAAGAAGATGAAAGTTCCATTATCTGCATAGTTGCTGAACAAATGGAAGCTGAGTCAGGAGTGGCTGGCACAAATACAAATAAGCTTGCTGTTGACAGTGTGACAAGTGCAGAGAAAGGAGCCAATTGTGACACGAACTGTAAAAATGCCAAAGGGATTGTTGAAAGCAGTGTAACCAGTGCAAGTGTTGCAGATGAGGGTGCCTTGGCTGCGCAGACAGGAAGGCATGAAGGTACCTTGATTCCCTTAGGTGCCGAGGAATGTGAGGGTCCCATGACTAGTGCTATGGCAGTGCAAGATAAGAGTCAATCTGGCACTGAAGATGAACATGAGAATGCCATGGCATCCTTTGACAACAGAGAACTTGATGCCTCTATAAGTAGTGCAGTTCCAATAGAAGATAATAATTCTCTTATGCCtgctgagagagaagaaaaagtaaaaggtGATATTATCTCTACCAGTACAGTGGAAGAAAGTGATGCTCCCTTACATTCAGCTGTGGATGCCGAAGAAGCTCTTCTTGCTTGTCCAAGAGCAAATGAAAGTGGGGAAAACTCTGTGATGTTAATAGACTCTGAAGACACAGAGGTGCCTATGCCCAGTACAGCTACAGAGTTCAAAGAGTGTGTGCATGCTTTTAACAGTAAGCAGGAGAAAGATGAGTGCACTATGATTTCTACTAGTATTGTGGAAGAATTTGAGGCTCCTATGTCAAGTGCAGCTATTGAACATGATGGTCAGCTCCCCTCTgtgcaaacagaagaaataaacgAAAATAATCTTGTTTCTATAGATACGGAAATGTATGAGGTTCCCATGCCTAGTGAATCCAGTGCAGGaggagatgatgatgatgaaagTCACCCAACTGCCAGcagtaaggaagaaaaagatgagtGTGCAATGATTTCCACAAGTGTTGTGGAAGAACAAGTCATTCTAATGTCGGGTGAAGTCACAGAAGAGGCAATTCAGCATGTGTCAGATACAGAGtcaaaaaatgaaactgtaatGATCGCTACAAGTACAGCAGAATGTTTTGAAGGTCCTGTGTCTAGTGTAGCTATGCAAGATGAAAACAAACTCActgcttcagaaacagaaggaagataTGAAGCTGCTATGATCACTACAAGCATGGCAGAAGAATGTGAGATAGTCCTGATCAGTGCAGCACCACAAGCTGAAAGTCAGCTTGTTGTAGCAGAAGATGAAGATACTGTTATCTCTCCAAATGCATCAGAGGAGTGTAAGATTGTGGAGACCACTGCAACTGTAGATGAACAATTTGGACTAGCTGCTTTCAATGCAGATGCAAAAGGCAAAGGTTCTATGATTTTTGTGGGAGAATGTGGAACTCCTGTGCTAAGGGTTGCCACCAACAATGAAGATCAACACACTACTGCAAGTCTAGGAGATAAGGAGGAGGGGGCAGTGATCACTTTGAGCACAATGGAGGAATGTGATAGTCTCTTCACCTTTACAGTAATAGAAGAAAGTCAGTTTGCTGCTGAGAGTACAGAAGTAAAAGATAAAAGTGAGGAAATGTTTAATACTGATAACCAGATCGAATGCATCTTATCAAATACAAGCCCAGAAAAAAGCAATAATTCTTTGCTTGTCATTAGTAGAGAGAATGAAACAAATGAGAGTGGTGTGAGGGGAGAATCAGCAGCATCTCAGACCACAGCAGAAAGTGAAATCACAGCAACAGATGAAAATTCAGTGAATCTCATGAATGTAGATGAAGCCCTTTGTGTGGAGATTAGTACACAGACTGCTGAGAGTCCAAGTCCTTCCTCAGAGGCAAGTGAGGAGATTGAGCAAGCTGAAGATATTTTGCATGATGATGTTACATCAGAACTCTCTTGTGtgatttcagaagcagcagaagagagtGGATCTCTAAGGAATATAAACTATACATTTAACTCGCTTTTAGAAAGTGACTTTTCTGAAATAAGGACTCCCTTGCCTAGGACACAGGCTCTTTCCTTAGATTCTGCTAATGAAGTGACTGTAAATACCAAGCATGGTGAAGCGACAATAGAAGGAGaactaggggaaaaaagtgacTTCCCTGTGTTGCATGTAGAAGAGCTATACAGCAGTGATGACAAGAGAGACTTGGTCAAAATAGATGATGTTGGAATTAAGGttacttttcagaaaagtaaCACAACATTTAATTCAG GCAATAATGCATATTTACCAAAGTTGGCAGAAGAACTAGAATTTGAAACTAACTTGAGAACTGAAGAG